Part of the Sulfuricella denitrificans skB26 genome is shown below.
GAGAGATGTTTCGCTTGTTTCATGGTGCGGGATCCTTCATTAAACTCATCGGAACAGCCTGCCTGGCTTCAGCTTGAGGCAACTCCGCGCGCCAATTTATTTCCACATGACGTTAGATTCTTCCTTGGCTGCGGCAGCAAGAAGATCAATGAGAGGCAGCGCTCGATTTCTCATACTCACCACGGGCTCATCGTCGTCCTTGTCCTCAACTGGCGGCGAGGCTTTTTCTGCATCGATAGCGGCTGTCAACTGGCTCAAGGCCGCAGGAACATCTGCCGCCAGAATCGCGCCTGGCACGGTGGCGCTGTGCCCCATCATTTTCAGCATGGCAAGTGCGATATCACCAAACAGGGTGATGTCGGCATGGGCATCGGTCGTAAATGTCACTAACATTTAGTTCTCCTCGAATAAATGATTCAGTATCTACTTGGGCCACTGCGCACAGCCCATAAACAAACGCTCACAGGCTTTCAATCACCTTCGATGCGACTGTCATGGCTTGCCTCCACCCGGGCGGGCTTGCGCAAGTGCGGCGCTTTTTGACGTAATACAGTCCATCAGATCATTCCAGGATTTTGCGAAAGATTGCGCGCCTTCGCGCTGGAGTATGGCTGCGAGCGCCGCATTGTCCACGCCTGCCCGTGCAAACTCGGCGAGCAGTGCTTCGGCATCGCCGCCATCTGGCGGCAAGGCGCCCTTTACTTCACCGTGCTCGACAAAGGCGAGCAGCGTCTTCTCGGGGATGGTGTTGATGGTATCCGGCGCTGCGAGTGCCCCAAGATAAAGCGTGTCCGGGGCAGCCGGATCCTTGCTGCCGGTGCTGGCCCACAGCAGGCGT
Proteins encoded:
- a CDS encoding DUF1840 domain-containing protein, giving the protein MLVTFTTDAHADITLFGDIALAMLKMMGHSATVPGAILAADVPAALSQLTAAIDAEKASPPVEDKDDDEPVVSMRNRALPLIDLLAAAAKEESNVMWK